The Maylandia zebra isolate NMK-2024a linkage group LG4, Mzebra_GT3a, whole genome shotgun sequence genome includes a window with the following:
- the bcat2 gene encoding branched-chain-amino-acid aminotransferase, mitochondrial isoform X2: MLTINWSEKGGWESPQIKPFQNLSLHPASSALHYSIELFEGMKAYRGVDNHIRLFRPMLNMERMHRSADRSSLPLFDKGELLECIKKLVEIDQEWVPYSQDASLYIRPTYIGTEPSLGVSRPGKAMIFVIIGPVGPYFSTGSFNPVSLLADPAFVRAWKGGVGAYKMGGNYGPTIAVQNEAVKRGCQQVLWLYGQDEEITEVGTMNLFIYWTNEKGEKELVTPPLDGIILPGVTRQSLLDLGRSWGEFKVTERTMGMKELLGALDAGRVLEVFGAGTACVVCPVGSLLYKGKMYQIPTMQNGPDLAKRFYKELTDIQYGRTPSEWAPLVV, translated from the exons ATGTTGACTATCAACTGGTCGGAGAAGGGCGGCTGGGAATCTCCTCAGATCAAACCTTTCCAGAATCTGTCGCTGCATCCAGCTAGCTCTGCCCTGCACTACTCCATAGAG CTGTTTGAAGGCATGAAGGCGTACCGTGGCGTCGACAACCACATCCGCCTGTTCAGACCCATGCTGAACATGGAGAGGATGCATCGCAGTGCAGACAGGAGCAGCCTTCCT CTGTTTGATAAAGGAGAACTGCTGGAGTGCATCAAGAAGCTGGTGGAGATCGACCAGGAGTGGGTCCCCTACTCCCAGGATGCCAGCCTCTATATCAGACCCACTTACATTGGAACCGAG CCGTCTCTTGGCGTGTCTCGTCCAGGAAAAGCTATGATCTTCGTCATCATCGGCCCAGTCGGGCCGTACTTTTCAACGGGGTCCTTCAACCCAGTGTCCCTGCTGGCAGACCCTGCGTTTGTGAGAGCTTGGAAAGGAGGTGTTGGGGCCTACAAGATGGGAGG TAACTACGGCCCCACAATAGCGGTGCAGAACGAGGCAGTGAAGCGAGGCTGTCAGCAGGTCCTCTGGCTGTATGGACAAGATGAGGAGATCACCGAGGTCGGCACCATGAACCTCTTTATCTACTGGACCAATGAGAAAGGAG AGAAAGAGCTGGTGACCCCGCCGCTGGATGGCATTATTCTCCCAGGAGTGACCAGACAGTCGCTGCTGGACCTGGGAAGATCCTGG gGAGAGTTTAAAGTCACGGAGCGGACTATGGGCATGAAGGAGCTGCTTGGAGCTCTGGATGCCGGGCGAGTCCTGGAGGTGTTTGGTGCAGGGACGGCCTGCGTCGTCTGCCCCGTCGGCAGCCTCCTCTACAAAGGAAAG ATGTACCAGATCCCCACCATGCAGAACGGTCCAGATCTGGCCAAAAGGTTCTACAAAGAGCTTACTGATATTCAG TACGGACGCACACCAAGTGAATGGGCTCCACTGGTTGTTTAA
- the bcat2 gene encoding branched-chain-amino-acid aminotransferase, mitochondrial isoform X1, with amino-acid sequence MAALRTALHGRRLQTFPFSFGSQRFASSFKAASLTIERNTECKPKPEPSTLLFGKQFSDHMLTINWSEKGGWESPQIKPFQNLSLHPASSALHYSIELFEGMKAYRGVDNHIRLFRPMLNMERMHRSADRSSLPLFDKGELLECIKKLVEIDQEWVPYSQDASLYIRPTYIGTEPSLGVSRPGKAMIFVIIGPVGPYFSTGSFNPVSLLADPAFVRAWKGGVGAYKMGGNYGPTIAVQNEAVKRGCQQVLWLYGQDEEITEVGTMNLFIYWTNEKGEKELVTPPLDGIILPGVTRQSLLDLGRSWGEFKVTERTMGMKELLGALDAGRVLEVFGAGTACVVCPVGSLLYKGKMYQIPTMQNGPDLAKRFYKELTDIQYGRTPSEWAPLVV; translated from the exons ATGGCAGCCCTCCGGACG GCACTCCATGGACGACGACTTCAGACTTTCCCCTTTTCCTTCGGCTCGCAGCGGTTCGCCAGCTCCTTTAAG GCAGCAAGTCTCACCATTGAACGCAACACAGAATGCAAGCCGAAGCCCGAGCCCTCCACGCTGCTCTTCGGCAAACAATTCTCTGACCACATGTTGACTATCAACTGGTCGGAGAAGGGCGGCTGGGAATCTCCTCAGATCAAACCTTTCCAGAATCTGTCGCTGCATCCAGCTAGCTCTGCCCTGCACTACTCCATAGAG CTGTTTGAAGGCATGAAGGCGTACCGTGGCGTCGACAACCACATCCGCCTGTTCAGACCCATGCTGAACATGGAGAGGATGCATCGCAGTGCAGACAGGAGCAGCCTTCCT CTGTTTGATAAAGGAGAACTGCTGGAGTGCATCAAGAAGCTGGTGGAGATCGACCAGGAGTGGGTCCCCTACTCCCAGGATGCCAGCCTCTATATCAGACCCACTTACATTGGAACCGAG CCGTCTCTTGGCGTGTCTCGTCCAGGAAAAGCTATGATCTTCGTCATCATCGGCCCAGTCGGGCCGTACTTTTCAACGGGGTCCTTCAACCCAGTGTCCCTGCTGGCAGACCCTGCGTTTGTGAGAGCTTGGAAAGGAGGTGTTGGGGCCTACAAGATGGGAGG TAACTACGGCCCCACAATAGCGGTGCAGAACGAGGCAGTGAAGCGAGGCTGTCAGCAGGTCCTCTGGCTGTATGGACAAGATGAGGAGATCACCGAGGTCGGCACCATGAACCTCTTTATCTACTGGACCAATGAGAAAGGAG AGAAAGAGCTGGTGACCCCGCCGCTGGATGGCATTATTCTCCCAGGAGTGACCAGACAGTCGCTGCTGGACCTGGGAAGATCCTGG gGAGAGTTTAAAGTCACGGAGCGGACTATGGGCATGAAGGAGCTGCTTGGAGCTCTGGATGCCGGGCGAGTCCTGGAGGTGTTTGGTGCAGGGACGGCCTGCGTCGTCTGCCCCGTCGGCAGCCTCCTCTACAAAGGAAAG ATGTACCAGATCCCCACCATGCAGAACGGTCCAGATCTGGCCAAAAGGTTCTACAAAGAGCTTACTGATATTCAG TACGGACGCACACCAAGTGAATGGGCTCCACTGGTTGTTTAA